In Bombina bombina isolate aBomBom1 unplaced genomic scaffold, aBomBom1.pri scaffold_1074, whole genome shotgun sequence, a single window of DNA contains:
- the PSMF1 gene encoding proteasome inhibitor PI31 subunit: protein MAGPGLELLFASVRPVLSRPQDALVCFIHWEFVSHGLRCVGMGDKAGADEKGSELLPEGWCDNKELYTLRYGKNDTSEVLLKALPVENTLIVNVLELQTEKVCDLTLSMEEFIDHDSLQQYDRVYKNLSELRSRFVSEIISPLLWSKEEKKEVTSEPKQDPLRVPNRDPRSHPTPWYNLPSHRTDPRRNFPYGAADLDPLGGHSGGMVFDPLRSGQPRPRFDPLRGLPPGAVPPGARFDPFGPVGPGHPGPDPNHLPPPGYDDMFL, encoded by the exons ATGGCAGGTCCAGGATTAGAGCTTCTGTTTGCTTCTGTGCGCCCTGTGTTGTCTCGGCCCCAGGATGCTCTTGTCTGCTTCATACACTGGGAGTTCGTGAGTCATGGCTTACGATGCGTGGGCATGGGGGACAAA GCTGGCGCTGATGAGAAGGGATCTGAGCTACTACCGGAGGGCTGGTGTGACAATAAAGAGCTCTACACTCTTCGCTACGGCAAAAATGACACGTCTGAAGTTCTGCTCAAAGCTTTACCCGTGGAGAACACATTGATTGTGAACGTACTG GAACTCCAAACTGAGAAGGTCTGTGATCTAACCCTAAGTATGGAAGAATTCATTGATCATGATAGCCTGCAGCAATATGACAG AGTTTATAAAAATCTCTCTGAACTGAGGTCTCGTTTTGTTTCTGAAATTATATCTCCACTATTGTGGTCCAAAGAAGAGAAGAAAGAGGTGACATCAGAACCCAAGCAAGATCCACTGAGGGTTCCCAACAGAGATCCAAGATCGCATCCAACTCCATG GTATAACCTCCCAAGCCATCGGACAGACCCTAGACGCAATTTTCCATATGGTGCTGCAGACCTAGATCCATTGGG TGGACACTCTGGAGGCATGGTCTTTGATCCTTTACGTTCTGGACAGCCACGTCCAAGGTTTGACCCTTTAAGGGGACTTCCTCCAGGAGCAGTGCCACCTGGAGCCCGGTTTGACCCCTTTGGGCCTGTTGGTCCTGGGCATCCAGG